Part of the Martelella mediterranea DSM 17316 genome, GGTCGCCCGAGGCGGTGGCCGAGATGCGGCCCTCGCTCATCACGACGACGCGGTCGCTCATGCCAAGCACTTCCGGAAGCTCGGAAGAGATCAGCAGGATTGCGGCTCCCTCGGCCGCCAGCTGGCGAATGATCTTGTAGATTTCGTACTTGGCGCCAACATCCACGCCACGGGTTGGCTCGTCGAGGATGAGCACCCTGGGTTGGGTCAGCAGCCATTTGGCCAGCACGATCTTCTGCTGGTTGCCTCCTGAAAGACTGCCCGCCGGCGTATCGAGGCTTGCCGTCTTGATTGACAGGCGATCGATTTCCTCAAGCGCAGCCTCGTCTTCCGCCCGCTGCTTCATCATGCCGATCCTGGCGGCAAACCTGCCGATGGCGGCCATGGTCACGTTCGACGCGACGCTTTGCGAGAGTACAAGACCCTGTTCCTTGCGGTTTTCCGTGACGAAGCCAATGCCCTGGTCGATCGCCACGGACGGCGAGGTGATGGAGAGCGGCTTGCCATCGAGTTCAACGGTGCCCGTTGCGGTCTTGACGCCGAAGAGCGCGTTCATGACCTCGGAACGGCCGGAGCCGATCAAACCGAAAAAGCCCAGGACCTCGCCCTTGCGCACCTCGAATGAGATGTCTTCGAACTCGCCGTCGCGCGACAGGCCCCTGACCGCGAAGGTCGGGGCGACCGTTTCTGCCGGGGCATCGACTTCGCGCGGCGGATAGATCTGGTCCATGGAGCGACCGACCATCAGCGCGATAAGTTCATCGATGGTGACGTCGTCGCGCGCGCGTGTCGTGACGTAGCAACCGTCGCGAATGACGGTGATGTCGTCGGACAGGCGCATGATTTCTTCCATGCGGTGCGAGATATAGATGACGGCGACGCCGCGCGCCTTCAGCCGTTCGATGATGGCGAAGAGAAGTTCGGCCTCGCTGTCGCTGAGCGAGGACGTGGGCTCGTCGAGAACCACGACCTTGGCGTCGACGCTCAGCCCCTTGGCGATCTCCACCAACTGGCGCTGCGCAATCGAGAGGTCGCCGACCTTGTCGGTGACGTCGATCGGCAGGCCGAGATCGGCGACAAGGGCGCGTGCCATGGCAACGAGAGCGCGGTCGTTGATAAAGCCGGCAACCGTTGGCTCACGGGTCGCGAGAACGTTTTCAGCGACCGTCAGGTTGTTGCACAGGCTGAGTTCCTGAAAGACGATGGCAAGGCCGCGTGCGGCCGCATCCTGCGGGTCCTTCGGCTGGTAATCAGCGCCTTCGAGCCGGATATGGCCCGAGGTCGGCTGATAGACCCCCGCCAGGATCTTCATCAGGGTCGATTTGCCCGCGCCGTTCTCGCCGAGCAGCGTATGAACGCGCCCGCGCCGTACATCGAGCTTCATGTTATCCAGTGCGGTTACGACGCCAAAGACCTTGCTGACGTCGCGAATCTGCAAAACGGTATCTTCGTCAGCCGTTGTCATGCGACGTCTCCCCGTACCCGTCTCATTGTCTTGAGTTTAGGATATTGGCCCGCGACATTGCCTATCGGGCCTGCGCTGCAGCGCCTTTACGCCGTCCCCGGATCCGTGCGGATCCGGGGCGGACAGCCTTGGGAGGCTTTTACTTGCCGGTATAGACACCGGGAACAATCGGCTGCTCGGCCGCTACGTCCTCGCCGGCGATGACCTTGATTGCGGTGTCGACCGCAAGCTTGCCCATCTGGTCGGGGAACTGCTGGATCACGCCGACCATGACCGGATTGCTGTCGACCGCATCGCGCGCTTCCTGCATGCCGTCAAAGCCGATGACCTTGACCTGGTCCTGCAGGCCTGCGGCCTTGACGGCCACGCCAGCGGCAAGTGCTGCATCATCGCCGAAGCCGAAGATGCCGTCGATGTCGGGATTGGCCTGCAGCATGTTCTGGGCAGCGGCCAGGGCTTCCGCGCGGGTAATGCCGGTCTGCTGCGCAACGATCTCGATGTCGGGATGCTTGGCGATCGCGTCCTTGAAGCCGTTGATGCGGTTCACGACCGACTGGACCGTCGGATAGTCGATGATTGCGACCTTGCCCTTGCCGCCCAGTTCCTTGGCCATCAGCTCGCCAGCCTTGACGCCACCGGTGTAGTTGTCGGTGCCGATATAGGAGGTGACTTCCGCGCCTTCGACCGGGATGTCGACGGTGATGACCTTGATGCCGGCTTGCCTGGCTTTCATGATCGCAGCCAGGGCGCCCTTGCTGTCGACCGGCGAAATGACAATGACGTCGACGCCCTTGACGATGAAGTCTTCGATATCGGCCAGCTGCTTGGACAGGTCCTGATTGGCGATGGAAACTTCGAGCGGCACATTCTGGGCCTTCGCCTCTTCGGTCATCGCCTTGGCCAGTTCAATGTAGAAGGGATGCTGCTGGGTCAGAAGCGATGCGCCAATGCCATCGGCAAAGACGGGCGCTGCGGCTGCAGACAGCAGGCCGAGTGCGAGTACGGATTTCAAAATAGCACGACGAAACATGTGATCCTCCCGGAACAGTTTTTCAGAGCCGATTTGATGTCATCGGGTTCAGGTCGCGGCTCCCCCCGCCTGATCTCCTTAAGCAGTAGGAGCATATATCTTTACGCGCGTCAATTTTAAAGTATTTATGCGGAAATATTTTTATGGGTTGCATGGCGTTGAACCGTGACTCTGGAGGCGCGCGGTAACTTCATGATCGTGATCACCCGCGATGAATTGCATTTCGCACGGCATCGTAAAGTTAATAGCTACCACTCGTTGCCGT contains:
- a CDS encoding sugar ABC transporter ATP-binding protein, whose amino-acid sequence is MTTADEDTVLQIRDVSKVFGVVTALDNMKLDVRRGRVHTLLGENGAGKSTLMKILAGVYQPTSGHIRLEGADYQPKDPQDAAARGLAIVFQELSLCNNLTVAENVLATREPTVAGFINDRALVAMARALVADLGLPIDVTDKVGDLSIAQRQLVEIAKGLSVDAKVVVLDEPTSSLSDSEAELLFAIIERLKARGVAVIYISHRMEEIMRLSDDITVIRDGCYVTTRARDDVTIDELIALMVGRSMDQIYPPREVDAPAETVAPTFAVRGLSRDGEFEDISFEVRKGEVLGFFGLIGSGRSEVMNALFGVKTATGTVELDGKPLSITSPSVAIDQGIGFVTENRKEQGLVLSQSVASNVTMAAIGRFAARIGMMKQRAEDEAALEEIDRLSIKTASLDTPAGSLSGGNQQKIVLAKWLLTQPRVLILDEPTRGVDVGAKYEIYKIIRQLAAEGAAILLISSELPEVLGMSDRVVVMSEGRISATASGDQLTPETIMTFATGQK
- a CDS encoding substrate-binding domain-containing protein, which encodes MFRRAILKSVLALGLLSAAAAPVFADGIGASLLTQQHPFYIELAKAMTEEAKAQNVPLEVSIANQDLSKQLADIEDFIVKGVDVIVISPVDSKGALAAIMKARQAGIKVITVDIPVEGAEVTSYIGTDNYTGGVKAGELMAKELGGKGKVAIIDYPTVQSVVNRINGFKDAIAKHPDIEIVAQQTGITRAEALAAAQNMLQANPDIDGIFGFGDDAALAAGVAVKAAGLQDQVKVIGFDGMQEARDAVDSNPVMVGVIQQFPDQMGKLAVDTAIKVIAGEDVAAEQPIVPGVYTGK